A region of Zeugodacus cucurbitae isolate PBARC_wt_2022May chromosome 5, idZeuCucr1.2, whole genome shotgun sequence DNA encodes the following proteins:
- the LOC105210660 gene encoding odorant receptor 67c, with amino-acid sequence MSSEARTFSEFIRIPIRFYQTIGEDLYEHRSPYRTRRLLLKSLLYIGFINFNLLVVGEIIYFIKALNSFATVLEATGVAPCIGFSFVADFKQMALTAHRQTLREHLDQMEELFPKTTAQQVEYKLPQRERVMRRVMAVFTLLCLAYTSTFSLYPALKASVQYWLLSAPVYERNFGFAIWYPYNATQKTWVYWLTYMGQVHGAYLAGVAFLSADLILVASVTQLCMHFDYISCCLEDFAGATPKRSAQEDLQYLQALVVKHAKCLELSEHVNSIFSFSLLLNFLTASLTICFIGFQVTASSTEDIVKYIIFLTASLVQVFVVCYYGDELMTASLRVGDAAYNQNWFDCDRRYKRLLTIMIMRSQKPACIRAPTFPPISFRTYMKVISMSYQFFALLRTTYSGKGN; translated from the exons ATGTCATCCGAGGCGCGCACTTTCAGCGAATTCATACGCATACCCATCAGATTCTATCAGACAATCGGTGAGGATCTCTATGAGCATCGCTCGCCATATCGCACACGACGGCTGTTGCTCAAGTCGCTGCTTTACATCGGCTTCATCAACTTCAATCTACTTGTTGTGGGTGAGATTATATACTTCATTAAAGCTTTAAATTCCTTTGCCACCGTTTTGGAGGCAACCGGTGTGGCGCCGTGCATTGGTTTCTCCTTCGTAGCCGACTTTAAGCAGATGGCTTTGACGGCGCATCGTCAGACCTTGCGTGAGCACCTGGATCAAATGGAGGAGTTATTTCCGAAAACCACCGCGCAGCAAGTGGAATACAAATTGCCGCAGCGCGAACGTGTGATGCGACGTGTGATGGCCGTTTTCACGCTGCTCTGCTTGGCGTACACGTCCACGTTCAGCCTGTATCCGGCGCTAAAGGCTTCCGTACAATATTGGCTCCTGAGCGCACCAGTGTATGAGCGCAATTTCGGCTTTGCCATATGGTATCCATATAATGCGACGCAGAAGACTTGGGTCTACTGGCTCACGTATATGGGTCAAGTGCATGGCGCATATTTGGCTGGTGTGGCCTTCCTCTCGGCCGATCTGATATTGGTGGCCTCGGTGACACAGCTTTGTATGCATTTCGATTACATTTCATGTTGTTTGGAAGATTTTGCTGGCGCAACGCCGAAGCGAAGTGCGCAAGAGGATTTACAATATTTGCAAGCTTTAGTGGTGAAACATGCCAAGTGCCTGGA GTTGAGCGAACATGTCAACAGCATTTTCAGTTTCTCTTTACTACTGAATTTCCTAACCGCTTCGTTGACCATCTGTTTTATTGGATTTCAAGTGACTGCTTCCTCAACAGAagatattgtaaaatatattatttttctaacgGCCTCATTGGTGCAAGTATTTGTGGTCTGCTATTACGGTGATGAACTGATGACGGCG AGTCTACGCGTCGGCGATGCTGCCTACAACCAGAACTGGTTCGATTGCGACAGACGTTATAAGCGTCTTTTAACTATAATGATAATGCGTAGTCAGAAACCAGCTTGTATTCGTGCACCAACATTTCCACCAATCTCGTTTCGAACTTATATGAAG